CATCCTGGAATGGAGCGGACTGGAAGGCCTGCAAGTTGAGTAGCACAGCACAACAGGttaactcccctccaccagtgAATTCTTTTTGGCTGACTGGAAGGACTGGGGTAAAGAATCTTGGTCAAGGATACTACAGGAACGTCCACACTGAgcacttgaacccacaaccaccTGCCACCAGGTAGAGGTTATCCCAGGATAAATCCCACACAGCATTCCCAGGGAGTCCCTCAGAAGGACAACCCTCTCAATAAGACCACAAGAGACTGGGACAGAGTTGGTCCAGGCTAGACAAAACCATTTACTCATTGTCCTTTACCCCGGGTAAGAGCTGGACTCCTGATGCACAGCAGTTAGATCCATGTGGATTAACTGTGCTGTAACATCACATTTATGAGTACTTCTGTTTGGGATAAAAGTAAGGAGCCTGTGGCTCATAGTAAAATACTGAATGGATCAAAACGCTGAGCAACGGGAGCCTGATCGCTCTTTTCCTGTCACCATCTCTTGCTTTTTCCCCGTAAACAAAGGATCAGAAGCACCTCGTCAACCCCAGGAAGCACATGAGAAACATCCCGCCAGTCCAAGCACACACAAAGTCTCTCCTGCGTGCTGCCCTCCACAAACTTGCCGCATTGCTGAACGGAGGTGGCCTGACTTGATCCACTAACAGGCTAAATagaaggggtgttaccctggcgtcctggccaaatttctccctggtctttaccagtcatggcctcctaataacccccctctctgaactggcttcatcactctgctctcctccccactgagggctgctgtgtggggagaggactggagcatcgtccaggtggggctgcccaCTGGTGGGGGTGAGGGGACCCCCATGACCTGTAGAAGCGCTGGGAGTGGGGTCATTACGGTGaccagtgagcaggaagggctgcatcacgtcTCAGTTCGTGGGAACTTGAATGTTTGTTTGCGACAATATGGAGACTCATGGTACTTTCACAAAGCTCACGATTTtgtacttaatttgaaatttgtaatttGCTTCTGTAACGTCGATGAATTAATTTGCTACTGAGATTtcaattgggactgcagtttccctttaaaatCTCACCTCTCTCACATTCCTGCTCTGAACTCTGTTAGCCATTAACCACTGAACAAACCCACTGCAAATTCCACTACTGCAGATACTCTCAGACTACAGCACAACCCCACACTCCTCTCATCTGTCCCACACACACCTGCCCAAACCAAGGGGGGCTGACTGAGTTTCTGCACTCACTGCTGTCCCACTACAGACCCCATAAACCAGTCTGCACTCACTGCTGTCCCTGTACAGACTCTACAAACCAGTCTGCACTCACTGCTGTCCCAGTACAGACCCTGTAAGCCAGTCTGCACTCACTGCTGTCCCAGTACAGACTCTACAAACCAGTCTGCACTCACTGCTGTCCCAGTACACTGTACACTAGACCTGCACACCACACCAGACTGCACATAACTCATTCAACCAGAGAATTAAACACAACAGTAATTCCTGTGCTGCTACTGATTCACAGCACAAGACTGTCTGTAACAGTTACGGTTACAAAATGACAATAGTATATTCAGAAGAATATTACACAACCAAAACATGTATTGTAATATTCATAAAAACATTGTAATCACAGCGATACTGGTAAAAAGATGACAATAAACATATTGACAGTAATGATTATCTACTGAGGGGTAGTCAGGGCAAAgtcaacacacacagacattacaCAACCGCAGGGACTCCAGGTGCTAGCTGTTCAGACACTGAACAAACTTCCCAACAAGCAAAGACCCCCAACACCAACACGAGCTGCAAGAGAGCagtaaaatatactttctcatccTTTTTCTCCACAAGAGGACTGCAGCCCCCACAAAATCAGTTCACTGAACGCTCCACATTACAGGTGTCACAATGTAGCCCGCCATTAGGTACAAGATTCAGGTACTGTTTGGATTATCGACTGAACTCCTTCGTTTTGGCGATAATCACAAAGCAGAGCGCCCAACAGACATCCTTTCACAGGAGCTACTTGAAAAGAGAAAATCACACAAAGGTTTATGTAACTGGCACCAGCATGCAGAAGTGCAGCGtcgaggggagagagagagacgaggAGGTCAGCCTCACGACGTGGGCAGCGGtaatccacacacacacacgcagacagGCTGACTCCGACACGCAACGCTCCATCACTTCACCGACCGACCGTCCTAACAGTGAGGCGCACGGCTGCCACAACACAGACTGAGCACTGAGCTCCGAGCGCGGAGAAGCGGTACGATAATTACGTCTGGAGTCCTTCACGGTCTTCAGGGCAGACTGCAGTTTCTCCAGCATGGCTCGGTGTGTGCGTTGTCCTGCGGGCTTGTGCGCGTGTGTGCAGTGTCCGGTTCCCCTCCCGTGCGGTCACTTTCAACCCCGAGTGTCGCGGAGATGACGAAGGGCTGGACTGGACTCTCTCTCAGactccccccccctctctctctctctctctctgtctctctctctctctctcaatcgcCAGGATAGCAGGGCTCGGCGCCAGACCCGCTCCAGTGGCTGATGGGCTGAGAGAGCGCTGCCGGCACGTTAATCCACCCGCTGAGCCTGGGCGGCAGcgagggaggggagagagagagaggggagggggctGAGCCCAGCTGAGAGAGAAAGATGGAGAGGGTATTGGGCAGGAGTGGGTGGGAGTCCGAGATGGTGATTGACCAGCACTGTGCTGGGATGTACAGCAGGCCAGTGTGTGAAAGCAGGCCAGTTAAGGGAGGTGTTTTCCGTGCTTGTATTCGTTTTCTAAACCGCTTCTCCCAGttcagggtcgcgggggagcGGGGGAGcgggagcctgtcccagcaagcagcgggcgcaaggcggggtacaccctgtaCGGgccgtcagtccatcacagggcgcccacacagacacagacacagattcacacacacacacacacacacctccctgcATGTCCctgcagagcacctggagaGAACCCACGCAAACTCctcgcagacagcaccccaggaattgagccccagggccccagtgctcaGAAGCAGCAAGGCCAACTACTGCGCCGCTGTGCCGCCCAGGCAATATTTTAGGATGAATTATTGCTTCCTTGCTTAGAAGACCAATCCCCTTCCGTCTAGGGTATGACCCGTGTCAGGTGTCTAATGGTATTGCATTATTCTCATGAAATGTGAGGACAAGGAACAGTTGTGCAGGTATGGTGAGGTAAATCACTGAATAAAATCACAATAAGGTCAGCAACACTTTAACACAGGGGACAGAATGAGCCTGGAAAGTGACCTTTCTGTGTCTCGAGCTGCGCGCTATCCAGCCACACGTGAGCTGTCCCACCGCACACAGGGGCAATAAGACAGTGTCCTGCTGTTTTAGGAAGACTAATTAAGAGATCTGTTTTCAGTCTCACACTGCAGGTGTTTTGTATATCCAGAGTTTAACATAACTACCCCCCGCCCACAACGGTGCATCAACTACAGAGACCTGGTGTAGCAATCGAGACATCAGACTCTCGCTCCTGGTTTGGAAACAAACACCTGTAGCCCAGCGCAGAAGCTGGAAGGGGTGAATCTGCTGTGGAATGGGAGACTGATTTTATGTCTTCCTTGCAGCAAAAAACGCTATTAATCCTAGAGGCAGAGGGAGCCAGGTGAGGCTGGGCCGGAGCGCACAGGTCTGTGAGAATGTAGTTCAGGCGGGTGGCCGCGTCGgcacgcgtaggctgcaaaagaacaagtaaaggtttattccgtgctggaaagagaagaaagaaaacgcaacgtttcggctgcggagccttcttcaggtgtcgccACCTGAAACgtggtgttttctttcttctcttttcagcctggaatgaacctttacttggTCTGTGAGGACGCCTGCATAAATATTTCAGGAGGAGAGAGCGTGCGTGTCTggggctgtctgtgtgcagCAAAGCGGAGAACAGCGTCTGACGGCtcgttcctctctctctctctctctctctctctcctcgtcTCTGCGGCCGCCCTCTCGCCTCCCCTCCCCGCCCTGCCCTGTGCGGCTTCGCCCtccaccctcctcctcctcttccccctACCTCGGCCGCTCTCCGCGTCCTGCGAGGCGATGACGAAGCCGAAGCCCTCGCCCGCCCTCCGGCGCAGCTCCACCTCCACGGTGCGGGACACCAGGGCGCCGTGCCAGTCCCCCTGCCCGCCCGCCGCCCCCCGGCCCCCCTCCTCGGGGCTCAGCCAGTCGCGGGGCTCCAGGGTGAGGGTGACGGGCACCGAGTCCAGGAAGCTGGTGCTCTGCACCAGGGAGGTCGGCGAGGGGATGAGGTCGGGGGTCGCGGCGGGGGCGAGGTCGGGGGCCCCACCCGTCGTGCCCGGCTGGGGGGCAGAGCCCTCGGGGGAGGGCAGCAACGCCGCGCCACCACCAGGGGGGGCACCGTTCTGGGGGGCGAGCGGCTGTAAGAGATGGGGGGTCCTTTTAGGTATCCCGGGAGACAGCGGGGATCGCAGGGACCctagggtgggggggggggggagagagagagaaaagctgGTAGATGATAACCAGTAGCTCTCACAGACCGAAGGACCCCATCGCGCAGATGTGAGGACGGAGCTCACCTCCCCTGTAGACCAGCAGGACCACCTCCCCCTGATGCGTGTGCTCCTGCAGGACCCTCTGCACCTGGGCGAAGCTCAGGCTCTGCACGTCGGCCCCGTTGATCTTCAGTATGGCGTCCCCCGGCTGCAGGGAGGGGCACTGCCGCCGGTCCCAAACCCTCTTCACCACCGCCAGCCGGCCCCCCTGGCCCCCCGCGGTCACGCTGAAGCCCATCCCCTGCTCGCTGCGCCCCACGGCCACCGGGACCAGCTcccccccacctcctcctcctcctcctcccgcgGCCCCCGGAGAGAGGCCGCCGCCAGTCCCCGCGCCCCCGCCGGGGCTGGCGCCGTTGGTGCTGATGCTGTTGCCGGGGCAACCGTCGAAGCCACACTGGGGCtgtgcctgctgctgctgctgctggtctCTGTAGCTCACTGCAGCCGGGGGGGGCAATAAGAGAGGGTTCGGGGGCTTCGCCAGCCTCGTGTTCGCCCCCCCCGCACCCCCTGCCCCCGTGGCGGCTGCTGCCCCTGACCCCCCCAGGTCAGCAGGCTTGGGCACAGGGTGTTTGCCCGCAGTGGGGGGTACGGCTGCCGACTGGGCTCCCCCCTCTAAGCCCTGACGGGGGGGCCCTCGCACGGAGTTGTTGTTCTGGTTGTGGATCATGGCCGCCCTgcggagaagagagagagagagagcgagggtgagggtgaggcagggctcttgcctcgctcttcctcccaaCGCGCGCCTCCAGGCCCTGACCTCTGCTGGCCGTCGCTCTGCGAGGACGTGGTCCGCtccgggggggcgggggggggctgACGGCCCGCGGcggggggggcggcggcggcggcagggGCGGGGGGGGCGGCGGCGTTCCCGTTGGCGTCCAGGCCCGGGCCGGGCGCGCCGCAGTAGGCGTTCCCGTTGAGGTGCGGCGGGATGCCGTGGTGGGGCAGGAGCGCGTCGGGGTCCTCgtcgggggggggcggggggcccGGCTGGGCGGGGAGGGGCGGGTCCACGCGCAGCTTGGGGCAGCCGTCCGGGTTGTACAGCATGGGGTACCCCCTGCGCAGGACCACGTCGACGCTCTGGCCCACCGGCACCGACTTCAGCATCTCCACCGCCTCCTTGTGGGACAGCCCCAGGACGCAGGCGTCGTTGATGAACACCAGGATGTCGGCTacggacagagagagggagtcaGCAGCGGGAAAGGGGAAAGAGCAGAGGGAGGAAGAGGGGATCGTGGGAAAGGCAGACAGAGAGAGTGaagggagagaaggagagaggcagagagacacaTTAAGCTGATTGCCATCAATACGGCCGCTTACAGAAGTACAGGACCGCCGATACTTACAGCCCTGCTGCTACAGCCATGGCCATCCATCAGGCCGCTGGGACTGCAGCTATTATTCTGAACGACCTGACTGGGGGAGGCGGGGACACGCGCCGTCCCGCTGGAAAGGATTCTGACATTCATGACGTCGGCGGCCATCTTCAAAACCAGGACCCCAGCTCACGGGAGCACAGGAAAGGTCAGGGAGAGGTCAGATGCTGAAAAAAGTTGGGGGGGCCCAGCTGGGCGGGGAGGGGTGGGTCCACGCGCAGGTAGCCCATGCTGTACAAGCCGGTACAACCCAGAGCACGAGCCCTCAGGCTCGCGGGGGGGGGCGCGTGCCACCGATACCCAGATTACACCGCAAAGCCGCCAGGATCAGAGGGATTGGGAGATCCGCTTAATGGGGGATGGAGGCGGATTACTCCCGCCGGCTCCGCGGCCTCCGTGGGAGCGCGCAGGGGGAGAGGGCAGACGGAGCGAGCGAGACAGAGGGAGCGGGAGAGGAGGCCGGGGCAGACAGTCGCACCCCAGTACCCCGTGGTGCAGGAAGAGCCGAGTCCAGCTCATTGAAGCACAGAGAGGAAACGGCCAGCGGCTGTGtccccctgcagctcccagctggcagcccactggagctcagcagtgtgagcctggccagtacctggatgggagacctcctgggaaaaactaaggttgctggggGGGCCaacagggagcgctcaccctgtggtctgtgtgggtcctaatgccccagtatagtgacggggacactacaatGTAAAAAGCCGCCctccttctgatgagacgtaaaactgaggtcctgactctctgtggtcattaaaaatcccagggtgtttctcaaaaagagtaggggtgttaccccagtgtcctggccaaattcccccccctggcctttaccaatcatggcctcctaataccccccctctctgaactggcttcatcactctgctctcctccccactgagagctgctgtgtggggagaggactggagcatcatccaggtggggctgcacactggtgggggtgtaggggatccccattacctgtacagcactttgagtagagtgtccagaaatgcaatatataagtgttagcaatttttattataattattataacagCATCTGGAAATGGCATGTTTAAAACCGCCAACTgctgaaaactacagcagaagcACAGAAACACCCTGGCAAAGCTACACAAACACTCTGCCAGTGCAGTGTGCTCTCCTGCACAGTGGTGAGAGGTcttgggttcgaatcccaggtggGGCACAGCTGCTGGACTCTAGAGACTGTCCCAGGGAAGGGAAGGGCCCAACTGAGCCAGCGGGTCTCCAGGGCGTGCCTGCAGATCAGCGGCTGCTCTGCTTTGGCCCACCTGGGCAAATACAGGGTCAGGTGACTGGATTACTGAACAGCCCCCGGCGTCAGCTGCTCAGAGAGGGGCAGAGAAAAGCTCTCTGCATCGAAGAAACATCTTCCTCTCAGAACAGCCGTATGAAAGTCAGCCCCTCTCATCACAAAACTCCACACCGGTTTTCGGAGACTGCTTAACTGCAGGGTCACCTGAGTGTGGGAGGCTTGCGCCCCCTGGTGGTGATGGTAGACAGAGCGCTGGAGACTTTTgatgtgcattaaaaaaaactttcagaaaAGTTTTTGATGTATTCTGTTTtaacccttttttttaaatagcttataaaaaaacactgtatacACAATTTCTCTGAGAACATAAGACAACTGTGACTCTActgtaacgggactgttctactgtactgggactgtagctcctattgtaacaggactgttctactgtactgggactgtagctcctattgtaacagactgttctactgtactgggactatagctcctattgtaacaggactgttctactgtactgggactatagctcctattgtaacaggactgttctactgtactgggactgtagctcctattgtaacaggactgttctactgtactgggactgtagcccctattgtaacgggactgttctactgtactgggactgtagcccctattgtaactggactgttctactgtactgggactatAGCtactattgtaacaggactgttctactgtactgggactgtagctcctattgtaacaggactgttctactgtactgggactgtagcccctattgttacaggactgttctactgtactgggactgtagctcctatagtaacaggactgttctactgtactgggactgtagctcctattgtaacaggactgttctactgtactgggactgtaccCCTTGTTTTACCACAGCAGCACCCTGTTCAAACTGGGTGGGCTCTAAGTATAGATGAACCCCTCCCCAGCGCTGTGGTACCTGTGCGCAGTGCAGCTGGGCCCCCAGGGGTGACGCTGTACACTTGCAGGAACTCCCGCGGCCGGCTGCCTCCCACGATGTTGAAGCCGAATCCCCGCGGACCCTTGGAGAGGCGGGTGTGGATGGAGTAGCCCTTCAGCTGGCTGGGCTGGTCTGTGAACACCGGCGTCTCTGACAGGGGAGGGCAGGGAGGGACAGGGGGGGAcggggggggggcagggaggACAGGGAGGGACAGGGAGGGACGGGGGGAGGCAGGGAGGACAGGGAGGGGACGTGGAGGCAGGGAGGGATGAGAGGAGAGATTGAGTGAGGAGAGGAGAGATGGAGGGGGAAGAGGatagagggaggagaggagagaagagatggacggaggagaggagagatggGAGAAAGgcagggagggaggagaggagagattgAGTGAGGAGAGGAGAGATGGAGGGGGAAGAGGATAGAGGGAGGAGTGGAGAGATGgacggaggagaggagagatggGAGAAAGGCAGGAAAAGTGGGAGGAAAAGAATAATGATGAGGGTTGAGGGAAAGAGGGGAGAAGGAAGAGAGTTAGAGCCACgttgagacacacagactcatGTGACAGACAGACAAGTCAGTCTCAGAATAGCCCAgagacaaaatacaaaacacaggCCAGCGGGGCACAACAGGCCTGCAGACACACCgcctgagggaggagagggagaaagagagagggataTTACATTAACAGTGTCAGGGCGGAACAGAGAGTTGTGTGGAGATCTTGAATTAAAAGTGTCAGACTGGAACAATCCCTAGTGCTGCTGATCAATCAATACTTATCAATTCCACAGAGAGAAAGGACCCCAGTGAAACCATCCCTAGTGATGGTCAGTCGGAAGCCAGTGCCCACACAGGGAGAATCCGGGACTGGGCCTGCCCCTGTCCCAGTGCTGTACGGGAAAGTGTGAGCCCTTCTCCCTGGAGACAGGAGGACTGAGGCCCCTGTCCCGAGAGACAGGAGGACTGACGCTCCACTTCTGCACTCATCAGCCCATCCTCAGTCCCTGCTCGCTTCCGAATTCCAGGCTGCCCCTATCGTTTTAGTGTGGGAAAACTGAGATCTGGTGGGCATCGAGGCCCGGCTCCATGGTTTGTAGGACAGTGCCTTCCGGAGTCGCCGTCTCTCTCCTCTGAGGGAGGAGTGGCGCGGGGAGCTCATGCATCTGAGTCCAGAATGTCATTAATCCCCAGAGACAGAgatgacaggccagcagcagagagaggagagagagagacacagatgTGCAggcaggacaggctgtgctcccgtGGTCGGCAGGGAGAAGCAAAGACGGAAATGCACTTTCTGCCGCGCTGTGAGAAATACTCTGGGGTTAGAGAAAGCTTCTTCCCTAGAATAACAAACCTcgtcccagaattcccacacctgctaGAACGGCTCCCAGTCCTAGAGGGGGGGGGGACTCAACAGAGCTGCTGCCGGtgtgttatctcctgtcccagcctgaggaacagggaCTGGGACTCTCAAATACTTCCTTCTGTAAGCGGGGCACCATGGGGAGAcagtggtcagcactgctgactggtctgttgtggccctggggtgctgtctgtgtggagactGTACGTTCTACATGTGTTCGCAATggattcctccaggtgctctggtttccacacactttccaaagacatgctggcgggtgaattggcttctgggaaaactggccctggtgcgagtgtgtgtgtgtgtttgtgtctgtgtgtgcccggtGATGGAGAGGCGCACCCTGCCTGCAcccattgctttctgggatagtcTCTGactcctctgtgaccctgaactgtaAGAAGTAGTTAGAGAAGGGATGGATGTCTATCAACCTTGTGTTAACTGTATCTGCTTTGGCGAGGCTGTAATCCATCTGTCACGCCAATAAAGTTCTTGGATTCTGACgggcagagaggagagaggaagagacagCAGAGAGGGGCCTTCACATTTCAGCGGAGAGCACTGCATGTGCCTGTGTTTCACACTTCAGCAcacaggagcaggagagagggagggtgaGAGATGAAAGAGGACAGCAAGTCTTCCTGCTGAGCAAActtccagaaaaaaacagagggAGGAGAAGTAACTTAAtaaagagagagaacagagaacaggcacATTCTCGAGACATGACAGTGTTTCTCAGTCAGTGTGACTGCACCTTCTTCACAGATCTTACAGACATGTAAACGTACGTTACAGGTTATACGCAGGGCTTGTAAGAGTGAGTCAGAAAAGTGGACAATGTAAGGGGGAAGAGTCTGTGAGCAATGCAGGTAAGCGTTTTGCTCTTGCTCTGCAGCGGTTGTGAAGGCAGTGAGCGGTGCAGGCGCGCGGGTCAGAGGTCAGCGAGTCACACAGCCGGCGGCGGCCTCTCTTACTCTCAGGCTTGGGCACAGACTCCCTGTTCTGCGTTCGCGGATCCAGCCAGCTGGTCGTCCTGGAGGTGTGACTGCAGTGGAACGATAAGAAAGTCAGTTTGCGAGACGGTTCTCAAGAAGCTGCGTGCAGAGACCTGCAGGTACCTGCTGCTGCAGACCCAGCAGGACCTCAGTAAGACACCTCAAGCGTTCAAAGCTCAGGACCAGACACACTGGCTAAGTGCAGAGCCAAAACGTCCTGGGTAACAAGTTCTTTATCTTAACGCTAAATGGCCTTTGAACAGTTATATCTATAGTATCTCAGTTTACtatactgcgctgtactgtgtggAGCTGTACTCTGCTGTACTGTACCATATCTCAGTTTACTAtagtgcactgtactgtatggaaCTATACTCCACTGTTCTGTACTATATCTCAGTTTACTACAGtgcgctgtactgtgttgaGCTATAGTCCGCTGTACTGTACCATATCTCAGTTTACTATAGTGCGCTGTACTGTATGGAGCTATACTCCGCTGTACTTTACTATATCACAGTTTACTACAGtgcgctgtactgtgttgaGCTATAGTCCGCTGTACTGTACCATATCTCAGTTTACTATAGTGCGCTGTACTGTATGGAGCTATACTCCGCTGTACTTTATTATATCACAGTTTACTAtagtgcactgtactgtatggagCTCTACTCCGCTGTACTTTACTATATCACAGTTTACTAtagtgcactgtactgtatggagCTCTACTCCGCTGTACTTTACTATATCACAGTTTACTAtagtgcactgtactgtatggagCTCTACTCCGCTGTACTTTACTATATCACAGTTTACTACAGTGCGCAGTACTGTGTGGAGCTATAGTCCGCTGTACTGTACCGTATGGTAAGGTAACATACTGCACTGCAGTGCAGACAGCAAGGCCACACTCACTCAATGTAATAGGGTTCCCCACTGTCGCTGAAGGCCATCTCCCAGTTTTCGGGGAGACCTGCCCCCCCATTCTCCATGGTGCTGCCGTCGCCCCCGCTGGAGTCGCGCGACTGGCTGGGCGAGAGGCCGGGAGGAGCCCCGCTGCTCACCCCGAGAGAGCCTCCTGCGCAGACACAGGGAGCAGGCACGCGAGTCACTGGGATTGCATCTCCTCCCTCCCCCTGCTCTTCCtcacccccctctccctctaCATCCTCTACTCTTCCTCACTCCCCTCTCCCCCtacttcctcctcttcctctccctcctcttacTGACAATCCATCACCTCTCCTCCCtttccctcctcttcctcactcccctctccctccccttcCTCAATATCCCCCTCGCTCCTCTTTCTcccttccctctctcctcttcctccttatctctccccctctccactTCATCCTCCTTCCCTCCCCCCTCTTCCTCACtatccctctccctcctcttcctccctatccctccccctctctccttcatcctccttccctccctcctcttcctccctctccctcctcttcctccctatccctccctcctcttcctcactatccctctccctcctcttcctcactatccctccctccctcctcttcctcactatCCCTCTAATTCTTCCTCCCTatccctccccctctccccttCATCCTCCTtccctccctcctcttcctccctatccctctccctcctcttcctcactcccctctccctcctcttacTCCCTGTCCTACCTGACAGTCCCGAGTCCTCCTCGCTGTTCTCCCCCTCCTCTCCGGTCTTCTCCAGGTTGCTCAGCGACTTGCTCCGGGTGCGGAAGTTCCTCAGCAGGTTGCGGTGCTCCTGGTAGGTGATGGGGGGGCTCTCTGGGCCGATGTGCACAGGGCGGGGGGTCCCGTAATAATTCCCTGAGTGACACAGGGGAGACATAGACACGAGCCTGTAGGTTtgaggactggactggactggactgggttACTCTGGAATGGACTGGAGTTGACTGGAGAGGGCTGATCCAGACACGCAGGACACATGTGGTGACCAGGATTCTCCCAGCAACAGTCGGATTTCCTCGCCTGCTGGGGCACACTGGGGcagcagggggagggggggttcaTCGGTCAGCCCGAGTGATTAAAA
This genomic window from Lepisosteus oculatus isolate fLepOcu1 chromosome 2, fLepOcu1.hap2, whole genome shotgun sequence contains:
- the LOC102684244 gene encoding membrane-associated guanylate kinase, WW and PDZ domain-containing protein 3-like isoform X2 — encoded protein: MSKAAVKKLHWRSKVQESFVPLGGASGELGVSIGGGADYGEFPFVTSVQGGGTNVGDVILEIGGTPVLGMTLGDVRGVLNSCPHPIRIKTVSPGSTLCKDLRLYLSKCFTPGSMDSQLQQVIRENLYLRAVPCTTRLPRDGEISGVDYNFVSVEEFFSLEESGALLESGKFKGNYYGTPRPVHIGPESPPITYQEHRNLLRNFRTRSKSLSNLEKTGEEGENSEEDSGLSGGSLGVSSGAPPGLSPSQSRDSSGGDGSTMENGGAGLPENWEMAFSDSGEPYYIDHTSRTTSWLDPRTQNRESVPKPEKTPVFTDQPSQLKGYSIHTRLSKGPRGFGFNIVGGSRPREFLQVYSVTPGGPAALRTADILVFINDACVLGLSHKEAVEMLKSVPVGQSVDVVLRRGYPMLYNPDGCPKLRVDPPLPAQPGPPPPPDEDPDALLPHHGIPPHLNGNAYCGAPGPGLDANGNAAAPPAPAAAAAPPAAGRQPPPAPPERTTSSQSDGQQRAAMIHNQNNNSVRGPPRQGLEGGAQSAAVPPTAGKHPVPKPADLGGSGAAAATGAGGAGGANTRLAKPPNPLLLPPPAAVSYRDQQQQQQAQPQCGFDGCPGNSISTNGASPGGGAGTGGGLSPGAAGGGGGGGGGELVPVAVGRSEQGMGFSVTAGGQGGRLAVVKRVWDRRQCPSLQPGDAILKINGADVQSLSFAQVQRVLQEHTHQGEVVLLVYRGGSLRSPLSPGIPKRTPHLLQPLAPQNGAPPGGGAALLPSPEGSAPQPGTTGGAPDLAPAATPDLIPSPTSLVQSTSFLDSVPVTLTLEPRDWLSPEEGGRGAAGGQGDWHGALVSRTVEVELRRRAGEGFGFVIASQDAESGRAASLLPHKFIQIRRGSPADRSERIHPGDRLEGINGQSVLSLPHRELAEIFRRAGNTIRLRIVPRSSTNSNLSEPTEVDTESRVRKGHRSRHKDARYYSVDLERGPTGFGFSLRGGSEYNMGLYVLGLMEGGPASRSHKIQVSDQLVEINGDSTGGMTHSQAVDQIRQGGSRIHLVLKRGNGYVPDYGPEFRGQSPSPAVLHKEQGLAAVRDADRPRSSRRSKVKEEQGEQEEDGEKTSGGHGRRGNRGGGRRREEGSLCPETDSLDGALQGKGGRRGQRSPSRDSARIPARDEEGAEPERGRGRESRGERAGGRSWSEGREGRRGQRGEEEQGRKREGEERGKRRGHSLPIPAEGLPSAQALPEPEQRGSPPSPAPAQTGPQAPEREPFSFLLPRAPEAPEPDGARAWGEEGARPSEGRFKPRGTLLPGPWLRPSKEKLLLALDSSQGPGGGGVA
- the LOC102684244 gene encoding membrane-associated guanylate kinase, WW and PDZ domain-containing protein 3-like isoform X1 — encoded protein: MDGERGGQEERGTETGTGCSRRSLLTMSKAAVKKLHWRSKVQESFVPLGGASGELGVSIGGGADYGEFPFVTSVQGGGTNVGDVILEIGGTPVLGMTLGDVRGVLNSCPHPIRIKTVSPGSTLCKDLRLYLSKCFTPGSMDSQLQQVIRENLYLRAVPCTTRLPRDGEISGVDYNFVSVEEFFSLEESGALLESGKFKGNYYGTPRPVHIGPESPPITYQEHRNLLRNFRTRSKSLSNLEKTGEEGENSEEDSGLSGGSLGVSSGAPPGLSPSQSRDSSGGDGSTMENGGAGLPENWEMAFSDSGEPYYIDHTSRTTSWLDPRTQNRESVPKPEKTPVFTDQPSQLKGYSIHTRLSKGPRGFGFNIVGGSRPREFLQVYSVTPGGPAALRTADILVFINDACVLGLSHKEAVEMLKSVPVGQSVDVVLRRGYPMLYNPDGCPKLRVDPPLPAQPGPPPPPDEDPDALLPHHGIPPHLNGNAYCGAPGPGLDANGNAAAPPAPAAAAAPPAAGRQPPPAPPERTTSSQSDGQQRAAMIHNQNNNSVRGPPRQGLEGGAQSAAVPPTAGKHPVPKPADLGGSGAAAATGAGGAGGANTRLAKPPNPLLLPPPAAVSYRDQQQQQQAQPQCGFDGCPGNSISTNGASPGGGAGTGGGLSPGAAGGGGGGGGGELVPVAVGRSEQGMGFSVTAGGQGGRLAVVKRVWDRRQCPSLQPGDAILKINGADVQSLSFAQVQRVLQEHTHQGEVVLLVYRGGSLRSPLSPGIPKRTPHLLQPLAPQNGAPPGGGAALLPSPEGSAPQPGTTGGAPDLAPAATPDLIPSPTSLVQSTSFLDSVPVTLTLEPRDWLSPEEGGRGAAGGQGDWHGALVSRTVEVELRRRAGEGFGFVIASQDAESGRAASLLPHKFIQIRRGSPADRSERIHPGDRLEGINGQSVLSLPHRELAEIFRRAGNTIRLRIVPRSSTNSNLSEPTEVDTESRVRKGHRSRHKDARYYSVDLERGPTGFGFSLRGGSEYNMGLYVLGLMEGGPASRSHKIQVSDQLVEINGDSTGGMTHSQAVDQIRQGGSRIHLVLKRGNGYVPDYGPEFRGQSPSPAVLHKEQGLAAVRDADRPRSSRRSKVKEEQGEQEEDGEKTSGGHGRRGNRGGGRRREEGSLCPETDSLDGALQGKGGRRGQRSPSRDSARIPARDEEGAEPERGRGRESRGERAGGRSWSEGREGRRGQRGEEEQGRKREGEERGKRRGHSLPIPAEGLPSAQALPEPEQRGSPPSPAPAQTGPQAPEREPFSFLLPRAPEAPEPDGARAWGEEGARPSEGRFKPRGTLLPGPWLRPSKEKLLLALDSSQGPGGGGVA